In Gordonia iterans, the following proteins share a genomic window:
- a CDS encoding HAD-IA family hydrolase yields the protein MRFEVVAILFDIDGTLVDSTPAVVRTWEAFADARSLDVEEILRISHGRRTEDTLADLLPASEVPDAAAQLEALELDDLGDVVALPAAHAVLSRLPADRWAAVTSGSQRLMPARPHAAGLPVPSVLIAAEDVEHGKPDPQGYRAAAAALGVDPDRCLVVEDAPAGIEAGRASGAAVLAVATSHDRSALSEAEAVVEDMRALAVSTP from the coding sequence ATGAGGTTTGAGGTCGTCGCGATCCTGTTCGACATCGACGGGACGCTGGTGGACTCGACACCGGCGGTGGTGCGCACCTGGGAAGCGTTCGCCGACGCGCGATCCCTGGACGTCGAGGAGATACTGCGGATCTCGCATGGCCGCCGCACCGAGGACACACTGGCGGATCTGCTGCCGGCCTCCGAGGTTCCGGACGCCGCGGCCCAGCTCGAGGCGCTCGAGCTCGACGATCTCGGGGACGTCGTCGCGCTGCCTGCGGCGCACGCTGTGCTGAGCCGGCTTCCCGCCGATCGCTGGGCGGCGGTCACCTCCGGTTCGCAGCGTCTGATGCCGGCGCGGCCGCACGCCGCCGGGCTGCCCGTTCCGTCGGTGCTGATCGCTGCCGAGGACGTCGAGCACGGCAAGCCCGATCCGCAGGGATATCGCGCTGCGGCCGCCGCGCTGGGCGTCGATCCCGACCGCTGCCTCGTCGTCGAGGATGCGCCCGCCGGCATCGAGGCGGGCCGCGCCTCGGGGGCGGCGGTGCTGGCGGTCGCCACGTCCCACGACCGGAGCGCGCTCTCGGAGGCGGAGGCGGTGGTCGAGGACATGCGCGCGCTCGCGGTGAGCACGCCCTAG
- a CDS encoding MATE family efflux transporter — translation MLDLAVVGRLGGAELAALAVATLVLAIISTQLTFLAYGTTARSARAFGAGDRPAAVREGVQASWIALGAGTAIIGVVYPLAPAIMRGLVPDAQVAADAASWLRIAVFGVPLILLSMAGNGWMRGVQEARRPVLYVTVGLAVSAVLCVLLVHGLAGVPQLGLPGSAVSNLVGQGLTGAAFLVHVIRESGSRGSRTAGVRPDWPVMRAQLTMARDLILRSASFQICFLSAAAVAARFGVAQVAAHQLVLQLWEFIALLLDSLAIAAQQLVGAALGAGAFAAAKTDARRATVLSLGLAGLLAVVFASGVSLIPRIFTDDPAILDAARTPWWFLVAMLPVAGVVFALDGVLLGAGDVAYLRTATLIGALCGFLPFIWLSLIFDWGLAGIWTGLLVFMGTRLAAVVWRVRSGSWLR, via the coding sequence ATGCTCGATCTCGCGGTGGTCGGACGGCTCGGCGGTGCCGAACTCGCCGCCCTGGCGGTCGCGACGCTGGTGCTGGCGATCATCAGCACGCAACTGACGTTCCTGGCGTATGGGACCACTGCGCGTTCGGCGCGGGCCTTCGGCGCCGGGGACCGTCCCGCCGCGGTGCGTGAGGGAGTTCAGGCCAGCTGGATCGCACTCGGCGCCGGAACGGCGATCATCGGCGTCGTCTACCCGCTCGCTCCGGCGATCATGCGCGGGCTGGTGCCCGACGCGCAGGTCGCGGCGGACGCGGCGAGCTGGCTGCGGATCGCGGTGTTCGGGGTGCCGCTGATCCTGCTGTCGATGGCGGGCAACGGCTGGATGCGCGGCGTGCAGGAGGCGCGTCGTCCGGTGCTGTATGTGACTGTGGGACTGGCGGTCTCAGCCGTTCTGTGTGTGCTCCTGGTGCACGGTCTCGCGGGAGTGCCGCAGCTGGGATTGCCGGGCAGCGCCGTCTCGAACCTGGTGGGTCAGGGGCTCACCGGTGCTGCGTTCCTGGTGCACGTGATCCGCGAGTCCGGGTCACGGGGATCGCGCACCGCCGGAGTCCGGCCGGACTGGCCCGTGATGCGCGCGCAGTTGACGATGGCCCGCGACCTAATTCTGCGCAGTGCGTCGTTCCAGATCTGCTTTCTGTCCGCGGCGGCGGTCGCTGCGCGATTCGGGGTGGCGCAGGTCGCCGCACACCAGTTGGTGCTGCAGCTGTGGGAGTTCATCGCCTTGCTGCTCGACTCGCTGGCGATCGCCGCGCAGCAGCTGGTGGGAGCCGCACTGGGTGCCGGCGCGTTCGCCGCGGCCAAGACGGACGCGCGCCGTGCCACCGTGCTCTCACTGGGGCTCGCCGGATTGCTGGCCGTGGTCTTCGCGTCGGGAGTGTCGCTGATACCGCGGATCTTCACCGACGACCCGGCGATCCTCGACGCGGCCCGGACCCCGTGGTGGTTCCTGGTCGCGATGCTCCCCGTCGCGGGTGTCGTGTTCGCGCTCGACGGCGTCCTGCTGGGCGCCGGAGACGTCGCCTATCTGCGGACCGCGACGCTGATCGGCGCGCTCTGTGGGTTCCTGCCGTTCATCTGGCTGTCACTGATCTTCGACTGGGGGCTCGCCGGGATCTGGACAGGTCTGCTCGTCTTCATGGGCACGCGCCTGGCCGCGGTGGTGTGGCGGGTGCGCTCGGGTTCGTGGCTGCGCTGA
- a CDS encoding GNAT family N-acetyltransferase yields the protein MTQATPVPPPTITLDPSPTLRDNPDRDRYELWSGDELVGVEGYERTDDGNLVLLHTVVTEKFGRAGFARLLLSGVFDDVTARDIKVIPVCTYAQQFIERFPQYQPLVA from the coding sequence ATGACACAGGCCACACCGGTTCCGCCGCCGACCATCACCCTCGATCCGTCGCCGACGCTGCGCGACAACCCCGACCGCGACCGCTACGAACTCTGGTCCGGCGACGAACTCGTCGGCGTCGAGGGCTACGAGCGCACCGACGACGGCAACCTGGTGCTGTTGCACACCGTCGTGACCGAGAAGTTCGGTCGCGCGGGCTTCGCGCGGCTGCTCCTCAGCGGCGTGTTCGACGACGTCACCGCCCGCGACATCAAAGTGATTCCGGTGTGCACCTACGCCCAACAGTTCATCGAGCGGTTCCCGCAGTATCAGCCGCTGGTCGCCTGA
- the nusA gene encoding transcription termination factor NusA — protein sequence MHIDVTALRLIESDKGIPADTVITAIETALLTAYRHTDGFAPHARIDIDRKSGEVRVMAQEIDDDGVVVHEYDDTPEGFGRIAATTARQVILQRLRDAENEKQFGELVAHEGEIVGGVVQADARAKSKGLVVVQIGTEANASEGVIPPGEQVPGENLRHGDRVKCYVVGVTRGIRGPQITLSRTHPNLVRKLFALEVPEIADGSVEIVSVAREAGHRSKIAVHTGVPGLNAKGACIGPMGQRVRNVMSELGGEKIDIIDYSTDPAQFVGNALSPAKVVSVEVIDPEAKAARVVVPDYQLSLAIGKEGQNARLAARLTGWRIDIRSDAEGADRGDTAGEASGVSDTPGDGLD from the coding sequence ATGCACATCGACGTCACCGCACTGCGGCTCATCGAGTCCGACAAGGGCATCCCCGCCGACACGGTCATCACCGCGATCGAAACCGCGCTGCTCACCGCATACCGTCACACCGACGGCTTCGCCCCGCACGCGCGCATCGACATCGACCGCAAGTCCGGGGAGGTGCGGGTGATGGCACAGGAGATCGACGACGACGGAGTCGTGGTCCACGAGTACGACGACACCCCCGAGGGCTTCGGCCGCATCGCCGCGACCACCGCCCGGCAGGTGATCCTGCAGCGTCTGCGCGACGCGGAGAACGAGAAGCAGTTCGGCGAGCTCGTCGCGCACGAGGGCGAGATCGTCGGCGGCGTGGTCCAGGCCGACGCGCGCGCCAAGTCCAAGGGTCTCGTCGTGGTGCAGATCGGCACCGAGGCCAATGCGAGCGAAGGGGTGATCCCGCCCGGCGAGCAGGTGCCCGGTGAGAATCTGCGGCACGGCGACCGGGTGAAGTGCTACGTCGTCGGGGTGACGCGGGGGATCCGCGGACCGCAGATCACGCTGTCGCGCACGCACCCGAACCTGGTCCGCAAACTCTTCGCACTGGAAGTTCCGGAGATCGCCGACGGGTCGGTGGAGATCGTGTCGGTGGCCCGGGAGGCCGGTCACCGGTCGAAGATCGCGGTGCACACCGGAGTGCCCGGGCTCAACGCCAAGGGTGCCTGCATCGGCCCGATGGGCCAGCGCGTGCGGAACGTGATGAGCGAGTTGGGCGGCGAGAAGATCGACATCATCGACTACTCGACAGATCCGGCGCAGTTCGTCGGCAACGCCCTCTCGCCGGCCAAGGTGGTCTCGGTCGAGGTGATCGATCCCGAGGCCAAGGCCGCCCGTGTGGTGGTGCCCGACTATCAACTGTCGCTGGCGATCGGCAAGGAAGGACAGAACGCCCGCCTGGCGGCCCGGCTGACCGGGTGGCGGATCGACATCCGTTCCGATGCCGAAGGCGCCGATCGGGGTGACACGGCCGGTGAGGCTTCCGGAGTCTCCGATACGCCGGGCGATGGGCTAGACTGA
- a CDS encoding DHH family phosphoesterase — protein sequence MTAASASTIAELLADTEQVSIISHVRPDADTIGSALALGLALRERGVDVAVSFPGPEELPGTLRQLPGSELIVADDRLPAAPVAVAVDAATLERLGGLAAVFGSSGRTVCIDHHVSNTGFADFDLIDATADCTAVLVLDVLDALGAEVTADIATCLFAGLVTDTGSFKWARPASFTVAGRLTEAGVDSAEWSRVLMDSHPFGWFAMVSGVLATTQLDETACDGAGLVVAVVNAELMAGMDWEDGESVVDIVRTAREADVTAVFKESAPGHWNVSLRSKSAVDLIPIARALGGGGHTRAAGYSDAGTVDEVVARLREAL from the coding sequence GTGACCGCGGCCTCCGCATCGACGATCGCCGAACTGCTCGCCGACACCGAGCAGGTCTCGATCATCAGTCACGTACGCCCCGATGCCGACACCATCGGCAGCGCGCTCGCGCTGGGCTTGGCCCTGCGCGAGCGTGGGGTGGACGTGGCGGTCTCGTTTCCCGGGCCCGAAGAACTGCCCGGCACCCTGCGGCAGCTGCCCGGGTCGGAACTGATCGTCGCCGACGACCGGCTGCCGGCCGCACCGGTGGCGGTGGCCGTCGATGCGGCGACCCTGGAGCGGCTCGGCGGTCTCGCCGCCGTGTTCGGGTCCTCCGGCCGGACGGTGTGCATCGATCATCACGTGTCGAACACCGGCTTCGCCGACTTCGATCTGATCGATGCCACGGCCGATTGCACGGCGGTGCTGGTGCTCGACGTGCTCGACGCGCTCGGAGCCGAGGTCACCGCAGACATCGCGACGTGCCTGTTCGCCGGTCTGGTGACCGACACGGGCTCGTTCAAGTGGGCGCGCCCGGCGTCGTTCACGGTGGCCGGGCGGCTCACTGAGGCCGGGGTGGACTCGGCCGAGTGGAGCCGAGTCCTGATGGACTCGCATCCGTTCGGATGGTTCGCGATGGTGTCGGGCGTGCTCGCGACGACGCAACTCGACGAGACCGCCTGTGACGGAGCGGGTCTGGTAGTTGCGGTGGTGAACGCCGAACTCATGGCCGGTATGGACTGGGAAGACGGCGAGAGTGTCGTCGACATCGTCCGTACTGCGCGCGAGGCCGATGTCACCGCGGTGTTCAAGGAGAGCGCCCCCGGCCACTGGAACGTCTCGTTGCGCAGCAAGTCGGCCGTCGACCTGATCCCCATCGCGCGGGCGCTGGGCGGCGGCGGGCACACCCGGGCGGCGGGCTACAGCGATGCGGGCACCGTCGACGAGGTGGTCGCACGACTGCGAGAGGCGCTCTAG
- a CDS encoding proline--tRNA ligase, which yields MSSLFLRTLRDDPADAEVPSHKLLVRAGYIRRAAPGIYSWLPLGLKVFRNIESVVREEMDAMGAQEILLPALLPREPYETSGRWTEYGDNLFRLKDRKGNDMMLGPTHEELFTQLVKGEYSSYKDLPVILYQIQTKYRDEERPRAGLLRGREFVMKDSYSFDVDDAGLQRSYDLHREAYQRIFDRLGVKYVIVAATSGAMGGSASEEFLAECEVGEDTFVRCVESGYAANVEAVVTPAPEPLPYDDAPAAVAHDTGETPTIATLVDWANGALDREVTAADTLKNVLVKIRKPGGDWEITGIGVPGDREVDFKRLEASVEPAEVELLNEDDFAAHPALVRGYIGPQGVQAAGGRYLVDPRVVTGTRWITGADEQGKHVVDLVAGRDFTPDGVIEAAEVRAGDPSPDGTGVLEAARGIEIGHIFQLGRKYADAFGLDVLGENGKPVRVTMGSYGLGVSRMVAVLAEQLHDDKGLVWPREVAPFDVHLVIANKDEAAVAGAHRLAGELDAAGLEILFDDRKASPGVKFKDAELLGMPTVVVVGRGWADGTVEIRDRATGEAAAVPIADAVSSVLAAVAGE from the coding sequence ATGTCTTCCCTGTTCCTGCGCACCCTGCGCGACGACCCCGCCGACGCCGAGGTGCCCAGCCACAAGCTGCTGGTCCGGGCCGGCTACATCCGTCGCGCGGCGCCGGGCATCTACTCGTGGCTGCCCCTGGGACTGAAGGTGTTCCGCAACATCGAGAGCGTGGTCCGCGAGGAGATGGATGCGATGGGCGCGCAGGAGATCCTGCTGCCCGCGCTGCTGCCGCGTGAGCCCTACGAGACGTCGGGCCGCTGGACCGAGTACGGCGACAACCTGTTCCGCCTCAAGGACCGCAAGGGCAACGACATGATGCTCGGACCCACCCACGAGGAGCTGTTCACGCAGCTGGTGAAGGGCGAGTACAGCTCGTACAAGGATCTGCCGGTGATCCTCTACCAGATCCAGACCAAGTACCGCGACGAGGAGCGTCCGCGCGCCGGCCTGCTGCGCGGGCGGGAGTTCGTCATGAAGGACTCGTACTCCTTCGACGTCGACGACGCCGGCCTGCAGCGCTCGTACGATCTGCATCGCGAGGCGTACCAGCGCATCTTCGACCGGCTGGGTGTGAAGTACGTGATCGTGGCAGCCACCTCCGGTGCGATGGGCGGCAGCGCCTCCGAGGAGTTCCTGGCCGAGTGCGAGGTCGGCGAGGACACCTTCGTCCGCTGCGTCGAGTCCGGTTACGCGGCGAACGTGGAGGCCGTGGTGACTCCGGCACCCGAGCCCCTGCCGTACGACGACGCCCCGGCGGCCGTCGCCCACGACACGGGTGAGACCCCGACCATCGCGACCCTGGTCGACTGGGCGAACGGTGCACTCGACCGCGAGGTCACCGCCGCCGACACCCTCAAGAACGTGCTGGTGAAGATCCGCAAGCCGGGCGGGGACTGGGAGATCACCGGTATCGGGGTGCCCGGCGACCGTGAGGTCGATTTCAAGCGACTCGAAGCCTCGGTCGAGCCGGCCGAGGTGGAACTGCTCAACGAGGACGACTTCGCCGCCCATCCGGCGCTGGTGCGCGGCTACATCGGTCCCCAGGGCGTGCAGGCCGCGGGCGGCCGCTACCTGGTCGACCCGCGCGTGGTGACCGGCACCCGCTGGATCACCGGCGCCGACGAGCAGGGCAAGCACGTCGTCGACCTGGTGGCCGGTCGCGACTTCACCCCGGACGGGGTGATCGAGGCCGCCGAGGTGCGCGCCGGGGACCCGTCGCCCGACGGCACGGGCGTGCTGGAGGCGGCGCGCGGCATCGAGATCGGCCATATCTTCCAGCTCGGCCGCAAGTACGCCGATGCCTTCGGACTCGACGTCCTCGGTGAGAACGGCAAGCCGGTGCGCGTCACCATGGGTTCCTACGGTCTCGGCGTTTCGCGCATGGTCGCAGTCCTGGCCGAGCAGCTGCACGACGACAAGGGCCTGGTCTGGCCGCGCGAGGTCGCGCCGTTCGACGTGCACCTCGTGATCGCCAACAAGGACGAGGCGGCCGTCGCCGGGGCGCACCGGCTCGCCGGCGAGCTCGACGCCGCCGGCCTGGAGATCCTGTTCGACGACCGCAAGGCCTCGCCGGGAGTGAAGTTCAAGGACGCTGAGCTGCTCGGCATGCCGACTGTCGTGGTGGTCGGGCGCGGCTGGGCCGACGGCACCGTCGAGATCCGCGACCGGGCGACCGGCGAGGCCGCCGCGGTGCCGATCGCCGATGCGGTGAGCTCGGTGCTGGCCGCGGTCGCCGGCGAGTAG
- the infB gene encoding translation initiation factor IF-2, translating into MAGKARVHELAKELGVTSKIVLERLKDQGEFVKSASSTVEAPVARRLRESFKPAGESGGKSEAAAASPAKVAPANKPAAKPAASAGSDGPKPGAPKPAPAPKPAAAKPAPAKPEPVKPQPAKPESAKPAAPAPKPAEAAPAAKPAAPGPRPGPRPAPRQPRVGNNPYSSSPAPAPRPQGPRPGPGQAGPRPGGGRPAAGRPGPGAGGPRPSPGSMPPRPSPGAMPQRAARPDARPGGRGGPGRGGPGGGGGGFRGGPGGGGAPAGGGFRGRPGGGGGGRGRGGAAGAFGRPGGAPRKGRKSKRQKRQEYDSMQAPAVGGVRLPHGNGETIRLARGASLSDFADKIGANPASLVQALFNLGEMVTATESVNDETLELLGSEMNYVVQVVSPEDEDRELLESFDLTYGEDLGGEEDLEQRPPVVTVMGHVDHGKTRLLDTIRKANVGEGEAGGITQHIGAYQVNTVLNEEERLVTFIDTPGHEAFTAMRARGAKATDIAVLVVAADDGVMPQTVEAVNHAQAADVPVVVAVNKIDKEGADPQKIRGQLTEYGLVPEEYGGDTMFVDISAKQGTNIDGLLEAVLLTADASLDLRANPEMDAQGVAIEAHLDRGRGPVATVLVQRGTLRVGDSIVAGDAYGRVRRMVDEHGDDVEEALPSRPVEVIGFTSVPGAGDTVLVVDEDRIARQIADRRAARKRNALAARSRKRISLEDLDSALKETSQLNLILKGDNSGTVEALEEALLGIEIDDEVQLRVIDRGVGGVTETNVNLAAASDAIIIGFNVRAEGKATELANREGVEIRYYSVIYRAIEEIEAALKGMLKPIYEEVELGRTEIRAIFKSSKVGNIAGCMVQSGVVKRNAKARLLRDNTVVAENLTVSSLRREKDDVTEVREGFECGLTLTYSDIKVGDIIETYEMVEKARD; encoded by the coding sequence GTGGCAGGCAAGGCCCGCGTCCACGAATTGGCCAAGGAACTCGGCGTCACCAGCAAGATCGTGCTGGAGCGCCTGAAGGACCAAGGCGAGTTCGTCAAATCTGCGTCGTCGACCGTTGAGGCCCCCGTGGCCCGTCGACTTCGCGAGTCCTTCAAGCCCGCCGGCGAGTCCGGCGGCAAGAGCGAGGCGGCTGCAGCGTCGCCCGCCAAGGTGGCTCCGGCGAACAAGCCGGCCGCCAAGCCCGCGGCGTCGGCGGGCTCCGACGGCCCGAAGCCCGGCGCCCCGAAGCCGGCTCCGGCGCCCAAGCCCGCGGCCGCCAAGCCGGCGCCCGCCAAGCCCGAGCCGGTCAAGCCCCAGCCGGCCAAGCCCGAGTCAGCCAAACCGGCGGCTCCGGCCCCGAAGCCCGCCGAGGCGGCGCCCGCCGCGAAACCGGCAGCGCCCGGACCCCGTCCGGGTCCGCGGCCGGCCCCACGCCAGCCGCGCGTGGGCAACAATCCGTACTCGTCGTCGCCTGCGCCCGCACCGCGGCCGCAGGGCCCGCGTCCGGGTCCCGGTCAGGCAGGCCCCCGTCCCGGCGGAGGTCGGCCCGCGGCCGGTCGGCCCGGTCCGGGTGCCGGCGGCCCCCGTCCCAGCCCCGGCAGCATGCCTCCGCGCCCGAGCCCGGGAGCGATGCCGCAGCGCGCGGCACGTCCCGACGCTCGTCCCGGCGGTCGCGGCGGTCCCGGTCGCGGCGGACCCGGTGGTGGCGGCGGCGGTTTCCGCGGTGGTCCCGGCGGCGGCGGCGCACCGGCAGGCGGCGGCTTCCGCGGTCGCCCAGGCGGCGGCGGTGGCGGACGTGGTCGCGGCGGCGCGGCCGGTGCGTTCGGCCGACCCGGCGGCGCACCCCGCAAGGGCCGCAAGTCCAAGCGGCAGAAGCGGCAGGAATACGACTCGATGCAGGCGCCCGCCGTCGGCGGCGTCCGGCTGCCGCACGGCAACGGCGAGACCATCCGTCTCGCTCGCGGCGCATCGCTCTCGGATTTCGCCGACAAGATCGGCGCCAATCCCGCGTCGCTGGTCCAGGCGTTGTTCAACCTCGGCGAGATGGTCACCGCCACCGAGTCGGTGAACGACGAGACGCTGGAGCTGCTCGGCAGTGAGATGAACTACGTCGTCCAGGTGGTCAGTCCGGAAGACGAGGACCGCGAGCTCCTGGAGAGCTTCGACCTCACCTACGGCGAGGACCTCGGCGGCGAGGAAGACCTCGAGCAGCGTCCGCCGGTGGTCACCGTGATGGGTCACGTCGACCACGGCAAGACCCGCCTCCTCGACACGATCCGCAAGGCGAACGTGGGCGAGGGCGAGGCCGGCGGCATCACCCAGCACATCGGCGCCTACCAGGTGAACACCGTGCTGAACGAGGAGGAGCGGCTGGTCACCTTCATCGACACCCCCGGTCACGAGGCCTTCACGGCCATGCGTGCTCGCGGTGCGAAGGCCACCGACATCGCAGTCCTGGTGGTCGCGGCCGACGACGGCGTCATGCCGCAGACGGTCGAGGCGGTGAATCACGCGCAGGCGGCCGACGTGCCGGTCGTGGTCGCGGTCAACAAGATCGACAAGGAGGGCGCCGACCCGCAGAAGATCCGCGGTCAGCTCACCGAGTACGGCCTGGTCCCCGAGGAGTACGGCGGCGACACCATGTTCGTCGACATCTCCGCCAAGCAGGGCACCAACATCGACGGTCTGCTGGAGGCGGTTCTGCTGACCGCCGACGCCTCGCTCGATCTTCGAGCCAACCCGGAGATGGACGCGCAGGGTGTGGCCATCGAGGCGCACCTGGACCGCGGCCGCGGTCCGGTGGCGACCGTCCTGGTGCAGCGCGGCACGCTGCGCGTCGGCGACTCGATCGTCGCCGGCGACGCTTACGGCCGCGTCCGCCGCATGGTCGACGAGCACGGTGACGACGTCGAAGAGGCGCTGCCGTCGCGTCCGGTCGAGGTGATCGGTTTCACCTCGGTGCCCGGTGCGGGCGACACCGTGCTGGTGGTCGACGAGGACCGCATCGCGCGCCAGATCGCCGATCGTCGTGCCGCGCGCAAGCGCAATGCACTGGCCGCACGCAGCCGCAAGCGGATCAGCCTGGAGGACCTGGATTCGGCGCTCAAGGAGACGAGCCAGCTGAACCTGATCCTCAAGGGCGACAACTCCGGTACGGTCGAGGCCCTCGAAGAGGCTCTTCTGGGGATCGAGATCGACGACGAGGTGCAGTTGCGCGTCATCGACCGCGGCGTCGGCGGCGTCACCGAGACCAACGTCAACCTGGCGGCGGCCTCGGACGCGATCATCATCGGCTTCAACGTGCGCGCCGAGGGAAAGGCCACGGAACTCGCCAACCGCGAGGGCGTCGAGATCCGCTACTACTCGGTCATCTACCGGGCGATCGAGGAGATCGAGGCGGCGCTCAAGGGCATGCTCAAGCCGATCTACGAAGAGGTCGAGCTGGGCCGCACCGAGATCCGGGCGATCTTCAAGTCGTCCAAGGTCGGTAACATCGCAGGTTGCATGGTGCAGTCCGGTGTGGTCAAGCGCAACGCCAAGGCGCGTCTGCTGCGCGACAACACCGTCGTCGCCGAGAATCTCACGGTCAGTTCGCTGCGCCGGGAGAAGGATGACGTCACGGAGGTCCGAGAGGGCTTCGAGTGCGGTCTGACGCTCACCTACAGCGACATCAAGGTCGGCGACATCATCGAGACCTACGAGATGGTGGAGAAGGCGCGAGACTGA
- the rimP gene encoding ribosome maturation factor RimP gives MSDALRVQIGEVTEPIAASLGYDLEEVAVTGPAYRRGVRITVDRDGGASLDELAEVSRALSEALDETDLLGDDAYDLEVSTPGVDRPLTLPRHWRRNRGRTVSIRRCLDGATETVTGRIGDSDDDEVTVIHNDKGRFTTTVVALADVERAVIEVDFTRPGAAELRRCGLDDDEIARRREPAR, from the coding sequence GTGAGCGACGCGTTGCGCGTGCAGATCGGCGAGGTGACCGAGCCGATCGCCGCGTCCCTCGGCTACGACCTCGAGGAGGTCGCCGTCACCGGACCTGCCTACCGGCGGGGCGTGCGGATCACCGTCGACCGAGACGGCGGTGCGAGTCTCGACGAATTGGCCGAGGTGAGCCGGGCCCTCTCCGAAGCGCTCGACGAGACCGACCTGCTCGGCGACGACGCCTACGACCTCGAGGTGAGCACACCGGGCGTCGACCGCCCGCTGACCCTGCCGAGGCACTGGCGACGGAACCGGGGCCGCACGGTCTCGATCCGGCGTTGCCTCGACGGCGCGACCGAGACGGTGACCGGACGGATCGGCGATTCCGACGACGACGAGGTCACGGTGATCCACAACGACAAGGGCCGGTTCACCACCACCGTGGTGGCGCTGGCAGACGTCGAACGCGCGGTGATCGAGGTGGACTTCACCCGCCCGGGCGCCGCCGAGCTGCGACGTTGCGGGCTCGACGACGACGAGATCGCGCGCCGTCGCGAACCAGCACGCTGA
- a CDS encoding ferritin-like domain-containing protein, whose translation MSPTVDALDHAVDAENAAIFTYGVTTAFIGSGERDTVAEYVAAHRVRRDQLNDDLTALGAPVQVAATGYELPEQVTGPESAAAVLLAAEEECARAYRAMAEQVDRPELRQRAVDGLTDCALRAAHWRIVLKRSPVTTAFPGAPTQ comes from the coding sequence GTGAGTCCGACCGTCGACGCTCTCGACCACGCCGTGGACGCGGAGAACGCCGCGATCTTCACCTACGGCGTCACCACCGCTTTCATCGGCTCCGGCGAGCGCGACACCGTCGCCGAATACGTCGCCGCCCACCGCGTCCGGCGCGATCAGCTGAACGACGATCTGACCGCTCTCGGCGCCCCGGTCCAGGTCGCAGCCACCGGCTACGAGTTGCCGGAGCAGGTGACCGGCCCGGAGTCGGCGGCCGCCGTGCTGCTCGCGGCCGAAGAGGAGTGTGCGCGCGCCTATCGCGCGATGGCCGAACAGGTCGACCGCCCCGAGCTCCGGCAGCGCGCCGTCGACGGCCTCACCGACTGTGCGCTGCGCGCCGCGCACTGGCGGATCGTCCTGAAACGGTCGCCGGTCACCACGGCGTTCCCGGGCGCTCCGACGCAGTAG
- the rbfA gene encoding 30S ribosome-binding factor RbfA, which yields MVDHARAARLAKRITTIVASAIGTEIKDPRLAHVTITDCRVTGDLHDATVFYTVMGESVDAEPDVEAAAAGLAKATGALRSLVGAGTGVRFTPTLRFELDTVPDATRAMDELLARARAQDEMVARAAREATPAGDADPYRHDEDEDEAGQNPTGARG from the coding sequence ATGGTGGACCACGCACGAGCCGCCCGGCTCGCCAAGCGGATCACCACGATCGTCGCCTCGGCGATCGGTACGGAGATCAAGGATCCCCGGCTGGCACACGTGACCATCACGGACTGCCGGGTCACCGGGGACTTGCACGACGCCACGGTGTTCTACACGGTGATGGGGGAGTCGGTCGACGCCGAGCCCGACGTCGAAGCGGCGGCAGCCGGTCTGGCCAAGGCCACCGGGGCGCTGCGTTCCCTGGTGGGTGCGGGCACCGGGGTCCGGTTCACGCCGACCCTGCGCTTCGAGCTGGACACCGTTCCCGACGCGACGCGGGCGATGGACGAGCTCCTCGCCCGCGCTCGCGCCCAGGACGAGATGGTCGCCCGGGCGGCACGGGAGGCGACGCCGGCCGGCGACGCCGATCCGTACCGGCACGACGAGGATGAGGACGAGGCCGGGCAGAACCCGACCGGGGCACGCGGGTGA
- a CDS encoding YlxR family protein, producing MCLGCRERGPVTELVRVAVVGVPECGRERARLVIDHRRNLPGRGAWLHPSQSCVAAAVRRQAFGPALRVRGLKVQPDDLAELFGVAGHEGSAGSQDR from the coding sequence ATGTGCCTGGGCTGTCGCGAGCGCGGCCCGGTGACAGAGCTGGTCAGGGTGGCGGTGGTCGGGGTGCCGGAGTGCGGTCGAGAGAGAGCGCGCCTGGTGATCGATCACCGGAGGAACCTGCCGGGACGAGGAGCCTGGCTGCACCCGTCGCAGTCCTGCGTGGCGGCGGCGGTGCGGCGGCAGGCATTCGGTCCGGCACTCCGGGTGCGCGGACTGAAAGTGCAGCCGGACGACCTCGCCGAGCTTTTCGGCGTGGCCGGCCATGAGGGCTCCGCAGGGAGTCAGGACAGGTGA